From a region of the Paenibacillus sp. FSL R10-2734 genome:
- a CDS encoding acyl-CoA dehydratase activase-related protein: MLRIGLDIGSTTAKLVVIERNTIVYQDYVRHYSDIKKAALSLLSDVRDRFLEREVSLTVSGSSGLSLSKLGGVPFVQEVIACTKAIGELIPECDTAIELGGEDAKIIYLRGGIEQRMNTACAGGTGAFIDQMASLLQTDPAGLNALAEKHERIYPIASRCGVFAKSDVQPLLNEGARREDVSASIFQSIVNQTISGLACGRPIRGRVAFLGGPLTFLSALRQRFAETLALAESDILFPERSQYFVAIGSALSEADPIVLPLSDWLARIAAVDFTLDRAEDAELPPLFENPAELAAFRLRHGKASAARSDLAAYRGPCYLGIDAGSTTTKLVLTGSADEILYTFYGSNKGNPLYSVSEALKEMYRVLPEGCHIAGSYVTGYGEGLIKAALWTDGGEVETVAHYKAASKFMPEVDFILDIGGQDMKCIKIRGGAIDSLMLNEACSAGCGSFLESFASALGLGIEEFAKSALEATKPVNLGSRCTVFMNSKVKQVQKEGASLADLSAGLAYSVIKNALQKVIKIRNPEDLGRNIIVQGGTFYNEAVLQAFERLTGRTVVRPDIAGVMGAYGCALIAREQAGVDGKSTLLGPEEIANFKYEVSSGRCGRCGNNCALTISRFPDKSFYVTGNRCERGAGGRKEKNVLPNLMQYKYERFFDYESLPEADIGRGTVGIPRTMNMFENYPFWHTFFTKLGYRVILSAKSSKKLYESGMDTIPSESICYPAKMAHGHVQNLIGKGVDFIFYPAVVYEKKEDEAADNHFNCPVVASYPEVIRNNMDGLKENGIKLVSPFLTFDDRSALIKGLVKTFTGIPREEITLAVRAGLAEADRAKSDVRSKGEETLAYLSSTGNKGILLCGHPYHADPEINHGIADMITGMGLAVLTEDSVCHLDRSEGDMAVVNQWTYHARMYRAARLAAVRNDLELVQLTSFGCGIDAITCDAVQDIMERHNKVYTLIKIDEISNLGAARIRLRSLLAAMREREKGKVQPEKPPKVQANVAFTKEMKETYTILAPQMSPIHFELFEQVFRDAGYRLKILETTGPKETEEGLRYVNNDACYPAIVTIGQILSALKSGDYDPNRTAVIMSQTGGGCRATNYISLLRKALKDSDLEQIPVISLNASGMENQPGFRISLKLANRLIAAACYGDLMMRMVNHFRPHEVVPGSAERLFRKGMERCKASLATFSFREYKRLIREIVAEFCKLSVTGVTKPRVGIVGEILIKFHPDANNRIIEMIEAEGGEAVMPDFLDFIFYCVYNPIYKAEQFGKSKRLGYINPMLISYLEIYRKPIKVALEDAGLAKGRENIYGLAEKASRLVSVGNQMGEGWFLTAEMMDLLDNGVNNIACIQPFACLPNHITGRGMIKGLKELYPGANIVAIDYDAGVSVVNQANRIKLMMSIASSQEGNALSDLEQSVKPLKQTLLEGSLSLS, encoded by the coding sequence ATGCTGCGTATTGGCCTTGATATCGGATCAACTACTGCAAAATTGGTTGTTATAGAGCGTAATACTATTGTTTATCAGGACTATGTAAGACATTATAGCGACATAAAAAAAGCAGCCCTCTCTCTTCTATCTGACGTACGGGACAGATTTCTAGAGAGGGAAGTAAGTCTTACTGTAAGCGGTTCCTCAGGGTTGTCTTTATCCAAACTCGGAGGCGTGCCTTTCGTTCAGGAGGTAATCGCCTGTACGAAGGCGATCGGCGAGCTGATCCCGGAATGCGATACAGCGATTGAACTGGGCGGTGAGGATGCCAAGATTATTTATCTTCGAGGTGGCATTGAGCAACGTATGAATACAGCCTGCGCGGGCGGAACGGGAGCATTCATCGATCAGATGGCATCGCTGCTACAAACCGACCCGGCAGGCTTAAATGCATTGGCGGAGAAGCATGAGCGAATCTATCCCATAGCTTCACGCTGTGGTGTATTCGCTAAAAGCGATGTGCAGCCGCTGCTGAACGAGGGCGCTCGCCGGGAGGATGTGTCAGCCTCGATTTTTCAGAGTATCGTCAATCAGACGATAAGTGGTCTCGCCTGCGGCCGTCCGATTCGTGGAAGGGTGGCGTTTCTTGGTGGTCCGCTAACCTTCTTGTCAGCCCTGCGTCAGCGTTTTGCTGAGACGCTTGCGCTTGCTGAGTCGGATATTTTGTTTCCTGAGCGATCACAGTATTTCGTAGCGATTGGGTCTGCACTTTCCGAGGCTGATCCAATCGTTTTGCCGCTTTCAGATTGGCTGGCACGAATTGCGGCCGTGGATTTTACGTTGGATCGGGCCGAGGATGCTGAATTACCGCCGTTGTTTGAGAACCCCGCTGAGCTTGCTGCGTTCCGTCTTCGTCACGGTAAAGCCTCTGCTGCCAGATCAGACTTGGCTGCTTATCGTGGCCCTTGCTATCTGGGGATCGATGCTGGTTCAACAACAACCAAACTTGTACTGACCGGCTCTGCTGACGAAATTCTATATACCTTTTATGGCAGCAACAAGGGGAACCCCTTGTATTCTGTGAGTGAGGCACTGAAGGAAATGTATCGGGTTCTACCTGAAGGTTGTCATATTGCAGGCTCTTATGTGACAGGTTATGGTGAGGGATTAATCAAGGCCGCATTGTGGACGGATGGCGGTGAAGTGGAGACGGTTGCTCATTACAAAGCCGCTTCTAAGTTCATGCCAGAGGTAGACTTTATTCTGGATATTGGTGGACAGGACATGAAATGCATCAAGATCCGTGGCGGCGCTATCGACAGTCTGATGCTCAATGAAGCCTGTTCGGCAGGCTGCGGCTCTTTCCTGGAGAGCTTTGCCTCTGCGCTCGGGCTGGGGATCGAGGAGTTCGCTAAGTCAGCACTCGAAGCGACCAAACCAGTTAATCTGGGGTCGCGCTGTACGGTATTCATGAATTCTAAAGTGAAGCAGGTTCAGAAGGAAGGCGCGTCGCTGGCCGATCTTTCGGCAGGGCTCGCCTATTCTGTAATTAAGAATGCCCTGCAAAAGGTAATTAAAATTCGCAACCCTGAGGATCTAGGGCGAAATATTATTGTTCAGGGGGGCACCTTTTATAACGAAGCTGTATTGCAGGCCTTTGAGCGCCTAACAGGGAGAACTGTAGTCAGACCGGATATTGCTGGCGTTATGGGGGCGTATGGTTGTGCACTGATTGCTCGTGAGCAAGCGGGGGTCGATGGGAAAAGTACACTGCTTGGCCCGGAGGAAATAGCCAACTTTAAGTACGAGGTATCTTCAGGTCGCTGTGGCCGCTGTGGGAATAACTGTGCGTTAACGATCAGTCGGTTCCCGGATAAGAGCTTCTACGTTACAGGCAATCGTTGTGAGCGAGGTGCAGGAGGCAGGAAAGAGAAGAATGTATTGCCGAATTTAATGCAGTATAAATATGAGCGTTTTTTCGATTATGAGTCTTTACCGGAGGCCGATATTGGACGGGGCACTGTCGGTATTCCACGGACAATGAATATGTTCGAGAATTACCCATTTTGGCATACTTTTTTCACAAAGCTTGGCTATCGGGTTATTCTTTCTGCTAAATCAAGCAAGAAGCTCTATGAAAGTGGGATGGATACGATTCCTTCAGAATCGATCTGTTATCCTGCGAAGATGGCGCACGGACATGTGCAGAACTTAATCGGTAAAGGTGTCGATTTTATTTTTTATCCTGCGGTGGTGTATGAGAAGAAGGAGGATGAAGCAGCGGATAATCATTTCAATTGTCCGGTGGTCGCATCTTATCCTGAAGTCATTCGCAACAATATGGACGGTTTAAAGGAGAATGGAATTAAGCTGGTCAGTCCGTTTCTGACCTTCGACGATCGATCTGCACTGATCAAAGGACTTGTGAAGACATTTACGGGTATTCCAAGAGAAGAGATTACGTTAGCCGTGCGGGCAGGACTTGCAGAGGCTGATCGCGCCAAAAGTGATGTGCGTAGCAAAGGTGAAGAGACGCTCGCGTATCTTTCCAGCACTGGTAATAAGGGAATACTTCTCTGTGGTCACCCTTATCATGCGGATCCTGAAATTAACCATGGCATAGCAGATATGATTACCGGGATGGGACTCGCTGTACTGACAGAAGATTCTGTCTGCCATTTGGACCGAAGTGAAGGGGATATGGCGGTTGTTAATCAGTGGACCTACCATGCCCGCATGTACCGCGCGGCCCGCCTTGCCGCAGTTCGAAACGATCTGGAGCTTGTCCAACTAACCTCCTTCGGCTGCGGGATCGATGCGATTACATGTGATGCCGTGCAAGACATTATGGAGAGACATAACAAAGTATATACGCTGATCAAAATTGATGAGATCAGCAACCTTGGTGCAGCACGCATTCGGCTGCGTTCGCTGCTGGCAGCAATGCGTGAGCGGGAAAAAGGGAAGGTGCAGCCAGAGAAACCGCCTAAAGTCCAGGCTAATGTTGCATTCACGAAGGAAATGAAAGAAACGTACACGATCCTTGCACCGCAGATGTCACCTATTCATTTTGAATTGTTTGAGCAGGTCTTTCGTGATGCGGGATACCGTCTTAAGATACTTGAGACCACTGGACCTAAAGAGACCGAAGAAGGTCTTAGATACGTTAACAATGATGCGTGTTATCCCGCGATTGTAACGATAGGGCAGATTCTATCAGCGTTGAAGAGTGGAGACTATGATCCGAATCGTACCGCTGTAATCATGTCACAGACGGGTGGAGGCTGCCGGGCGACGAATTATATTTCTTTGCTGCGCAAAGCCTTAAAGGACTCAGATCTTGAACAAATTCCTGTGATTTCGCTGAATGCCTCTGGGATGGAGAACCAGCCAGGCTTCCGTATCAGTCTTAAGCTGGCGAATCGGCTGATTGCTGCGGCTTGCTATGGCGATCTTATGATGCGGATGGTAAATCATTTCAGACCCCATGAAGTTGTTCCAGGGAGTGCAGAACGCCTATTCCGCAAAGGGATGGAGCGCTGTAAGGCCAGCTTAGCCACCTTCTCGTTCCGAGAATATAAACGTCTGATTCGCGAAATCGTTGCGGAGTTCTGCAAGCTGTCCGTTACAGGTGTTACGAAACCGAGAGTCGGGATTGTAGGAGAAATCTTGATTAAATTCCACCCAGATGCCAACAATCGCATCATCGAGATGATTGAAGCTGAGGGTGGGGAAGCGGTAATGCCGGACTTCTTGGATTTCATCTTTTACTGCGTGTATAATCCGATCTACAAAGCTGAACAATTCGGCAAAAGCAAACGGCTGGGATACATTAATCCTATGCTGATCTCCTATCTGGAAATTTACCGTAAGCCCATAAAGGTTGCGCTTGAGGATGCGGGACTAGCTAAAGGACGGGAGAATATCTATGGTCTTGCTGAGAAGGCCAGCCGACTAGTGTCCGTAGGTAATCAAATGGGTGAGGGATGGTTCCTGACCGCAGAAATGATGGATCTGTTGGATAATGGTGTGAATAATATTGCTTGTATTCAGCCGTTTGCTTGCTTACCTAACCATATTACCGGACGAGGGATGATTAAGGGCCTTAAGGAATTATATCCGGGCGCAAATATCGTCGCCATTGATTATGATGCTGGAGTTAGTGTTGTTAATCAAGCGAATCGGATCAAGCTGATGATGTCGATTGCCAGCAGTCAGGAAGGGAATGCTTTATCTGATTTGGAACAATCAGTTAAGCCTCTAAAGCAGACTCTACTTGAAGGCTCACTCAGCTTGTCCTGA
- the bcp gene encoding thioredoxin-dependent thiol peroxidase, with amino-acid sequence MLNPPISRRSGYNLNVVAIGQKVPNFTLPSSSGQEVSLSDYLSRKVILYFYPKNMTPACTQEACEFRDAHDQITTLGAVVLGISPDPLASHMRFTEKNSLPFPLLSDEDHKVSEMFGVWQLKKLYGREFMGIVRSTFLIDEQGILIEEWRKVRVKGHVASTIAGISKS; translated from the coding sequence ATGCTCAATCCACCAATATCAAGAAGGAGTGGATATAACTTGAACGTAGTAGCTATTGGACAAAAAGTACCGAATTTCACCCTTCCGTCCTCCAGTGGGCAAGAGGTTAGTTTAAGTGATTATCTGAGCCGAAAGGTCATTTTATATTTTTATCCTAAAAATATGACACCAGCTTGTACGCAGGAGGCCTGCGAGTTCCGTGACGCCCATGACCAGATTACTACGCTTGGTGCGGTTGTTCTAGGCATCAGTCCAGATCCCTTGGCATCGCATATGAGATTTACGGAGAAGAATAGTCTGCCCTTTCCACTGTTGTCTGATGAGGATCATAAGGTCAGTGAAATGTTCGGGGTATGGCAGCTTAAGAAGCTCTATGGCAGAGAATTTATGGGAATAGTACGTTCTACTTTTCTAATTGATGAGCAGGGAATTTTAATCGAAGAATGGCGGAAAGTACGAGTGAAAGGTCATGTAGCATCTACCATAGCAGGGATTTCCAAATCATAA